In a single window of the Hydrogenobaculum sp. 3684 genome:
- the sppA gene encoding signal peptide peptidase SppA → MVKRVLIFLGVIFVFSLVFALLNRRSPNIAIIRVKGVILNPLPIEKEIEKAQKDPNIKALVLRVDSPGGAVGAAQEIYRALQIFRAHKKPIVVSMGSLAASGGYYISAPANYIYANPGTLTASIGVIIDYLNYKDLLKKIGIEQGDIKTGKYKDILVPWKKLSKDDKAYLQYLIDNTYQQFIDAILAYRSNKISKQELLSIADGRVLTGVQAKEVGLVDGIGNLEDAIKKAAELAHIKHPVVVFYKKKKPFLKELMESSFGGALDKFELMSPIHTMYMFQGF, encoded by the coding sequence ATGGTAAAAAGAGTGCTTATATTTTTAGGTGTTATATTTGTCTTTTCGCTTGTTTTTGCGCTTTTAAATAGAAGATCCCCAAATATAGCCATAATAAGAGTAAAAGGTGTTATATTAAACCCGCTTCCTATAGAAAAAGAGATAGAAAAAGCCCAGAAAGATCCCAATATAAAAGCCCTCGTGCTAAGAGTAGATAGCCCTGGTGGAGCTGTGGGAGCAGCTCAGGAAATCTATAGAGCTTTACAGATATTTAGAGCTCATAAAAAGCCCATTGTAGTTTCAATGGGTAGCTTGGCAGCCTCTGGTGGGTATTACATATCTGCTCCTGCAAACTACATATACGCAAACCCAGGCACGCTTACAGCCAGCATAGGTGTTATAATAGATTATCTAAACTACAAAGACCTACTTAAAAAAATAGGTATAGAACAAGGTGATATTAAAACTGGAAAATACAAAGACATCTTGGTGCCATGGAAGAAGCTTTCCAAAGACGATAAAGCGTACCTTCAGTATCTTATAGACAACACCTATCAGCAATTTATAGATGCAATATTGGCCTATAGGTCCAACAAAATCTCAAAACAAGAGCTTTTATCCATAGCAGATGGTAGAGTTCTAACGGGTGTTCAGGCAAAAGAAGTGGGTCTTGTAGATGGTATAGGAAACTTAGAAGATGCTATAAAAAAAGCAGCAGAGCTTGCCCATATAAAACATCCGGTGGTAGTGTTTTATAAAAAGAAAAAACCTTTCTTGAAAGAGCTTATGGAAAGCTCCTTTGGCGGGGCTTTGGACAAGTTCGAGCTTATGTCACCGATCCACACCATGTATATGTTTCAAGGCTTTTGA
- a CDS encoding indole-3-glycerol phosphate synthase TrpC, translating into MGFLEEIVEYKKKSLNKSYSYFDELLGRIKEAKPALSLKESILSSKVMKTPIIAEIKQASPSMGHIKNVDIKDQAYIYQEAGACAISVLTEEKFFNGKLSFLEDVKSVVNIPVMRKDFIIDPLQVYEARAYKADAILLIARILDKYQIEDISYEAKKLGLEILMEIFEEHEIEKVKEFEIIGVNNRDLDTLDIDINKSKEMLPILKDYTKAVLIAESGISSKEDIEFLKGYDGFLVGTSIMKEDDPAKKLKELVW; encoded by the coding sequence ATGGGCTTTTTAGAAGAGATAGTAGAGTATAAAAAGAAAAGCTTAAACAAGTCCTATAGTTATTTTGATGAGCTTTTGGGCAGGATAAAAGAGGCAAAGCCCGCCTTGTCTTTAAAAGAGAGTATACTATCATCAAAAGTCATGAAAACCCCTATCATAGCCGAGATAAAACAAGCATCCCCTTCTATGGGTCATATAAAAAATGTTGATATAAAAGATCAAGCTTACATATATCAAGAAGCTGGGGCTTGCGCTATATCGGTCCTTACAGAAGAGAAATTTTTCAATGGAAAACTTAGTTTTCTTGAAGATGTAAAAAGCGTTGTAAATATACCTGTTATGAGAAAAGATTTTATAATAGATCCTCTTCAAGTATATGAGGCAAGAGCTTATAAAGCGGATGCTATACTTCTTATAGCAAGGATTTTAGACAAATATCAGATTGAAGATATATCTTATGAGGCAAAAAAGCTTGGTTTAGAGATATTGATGGAAATTTTTGAAGAGCATGAGATAGAAAAGGTAAAAGAGTTTGAGATAATTGGCGTAAACAACAGAGATTTGGATACTCTTGATATAGATATCAACAAAAGCAAAGAGATGCTTCCTATTTTAAAAGATTATACAAAAGCTGTTTTGATAGCAGAAAGCGGGATATCTTCAAAAGAAGATATTGAGTTTTTAAAAGGATATGACGGATTTTTGGTGGGTACATCCATTATGAAAGAAGATGATCCAGCCAAAAAACTGAAGGAGCTTGTATGGTAA
- a CDS encoding dienelactone hydrolase family protein, whose translation MGKEISLKTAKAYLSGEGNKAIIVLHEWWGLVPHIKDITDRFAKEGFMVVAPDLYDGKTADNPNDAGALMQHLFSDLSKAEEIIKETIDYLKSQGAKKIGITGFCCGGTLTWYFGKYADALVPFYALYQLAPIDFSSIKAPVLAIHAEKDEFVPLSDVEKAKEECKKHGINAEFIVYPGVNHAFLNDTRPEVYNEKAAKDAWEKAVNFFKKHLS comes from the coding sequence ATGGGAAAAGAAATCTCTCTAAAAACGGCTAAAGCTTATTTGTCTGGAGAAGGTAATAAAGCTATTATAGTCCTTCATGAATGGTGGGGACTTGTGCCACATATAAAAGACATAACAGATAGGTTTGCCAAAGAAGGTTTTATGGTGGTAGCCCCAGACCTTTACGATGGTAAAACCGCCGATAACCCAAACGATGCGGGAGCTCTCATGCAACATCTATTTTCAGATTTATCAAAAGCAGAAGAGATAATAAAAGAAACGATAGATTATTTAAAATCTCAAGGAGCTAAAAAGATAGGTATAACAGGTTTTTGTTGTGGTGGGACTTTGACATGGTATTTTGGAAAATACGCCGATGCCTTGGTACCTTTTTATGCTCTTTATCAACTTGCTCCCATTGATTTTTCTTCTATAAAAGCACCTGTTTTAGCTATACATGCTGAGAAAGATGAGTTTGTGCCACTTTCTGATGTAGAAAAAGCCAAAGAAGAGTGTAAGAAGCATGGTATAAACGCTGAGTTTATCGTATATCCAGGTGTAAATCACGCTTTTCTAAACGATACAAGGCCAGAGGTTTACAACGAAAAAGCTGCAAAAGACGCCTGGGAAAAGGCTGTGAACTTTTTCAAAAAACATCTTAGCTGA
- the hemE gene encoding uroporphyrinogen decarboxylase, producing the protein MKNDIFLKSLKKEPIERYPVWLMRQAGRYLPEYRAIRQKYKSFLDFCKNVEDAAVVSLQPVDILSVDAVIMFSDILVLLEPMGIKVSFEAGEGPKLEHDFDFKSLKSKDIAKDLGYVFELLKVLKEKSPVPVIGFCGAPFTLASYVIEKESSRDFTKTKVFMYENQKDFHILMEKLSEALVEYIDNQIKSGADVIQIFDSWSMSLSRFAYKEYVHKYNAFIIKSIKQKHPNTPIIYFFRGSSSHIEDAVDLGAEALSVDWSVCINDVCKRYPDLVFQGNLEPQILLLDKDNIRKHVEEFVMCIPRDTAFVVNLGHGITPDVSKDNVKYFVECVKEVSYGKRNLSKNG; encoded by the coding sequence ATGAAAAATGATATTTTCCTTAAAAGCCTAAAAAAAGAACCTATAGAAAGATATCCGGTTTGGCTGATGCGTCAAGCGGGCAGATATTTACCAGAGTATAGAGCCATAAGGCAAAAGTATAAAAGTTTTTTGGATTTTTGTAAAAATGTAGAAGATGCCGCTGTTGTATCCCTTCAGCCGGTGGATATACTGAGTGTGGATGCTGTAATCATGTTCTCAGATATCCTTGTATTGTTAGAACCAATGGGTATAAAAGTGTCCTTTGAGGCTGGGGAAGGTCCAAAGTTAGAGCACGATTTTGATTTTAAAAGCCTAAAATCAAAGGATATAGCAAAGGATTTGGGTTATGTTTTTGAGCTTTTAAAAGTATTAAAAGAAAAATCCCCAGTGCCTGTGATAGGTTTTTGTGGAGCGCCTTTTACGTTGGCCTCTTATGTGATAGAAAAAGAAAGCTCAAGGGATTTTACCAAAACAAAGGTATTTATGTATGAAAACCAAAAAGATTTTCATATCTTGATGGAAAAGTTATCTGAAGCTCTTGTAGAGTATATAGATAATCAAATCAAATCTGGGGCTGATGTAATCCAAATCTTTGATTCTTGGAGTATGAGTTTATCGAGATTTGCCTACAAAGAATACGTTCATAAGTACAATGCTTTTATCATAAAATCTATAAAACAAAAACATCCAAACACCCCTATCATATACTTTTTTAGAGGTTCTTCTTCTCATATAGAGGATGCTGTTGATTTAGGTGCTGAGGCTTTGAGCGTGGATTGGAGTGTTTGCATAAACGATGTTTGTAAACGCTATCCGGATTTGGTTTTCCAAGGCAATTTAGAACCTCAGATACTTTTGTTAGACAAAGACAATATAAGAAAACATGTGGAAGAATTTGTGATGTGCATACCAAGGGATACTGCTTTTGTGGTAAATCTAGGGCATGGTATAACCCCAGATGTATCTAAAGATAATGTAAAATATTTTGTAGAATGTGTGAAGGAGGTGTCTTATGGGAAAAGAAATCTCTCTAAAAACGGCTAA
- a CDS encoding HDOD domain-containing protein, producing the protein MLVTKLKRESIVNRDFSTFGYKFSLESEDEFVQNDAAVILSSLIEFDFRKLTHGFSTFIDVGIDVDFIYNDFLPRVEKDMKLVCILDYKKLSFSYTLSYIEDVFEKLSVENISICVFNFNPGESEISDNILKRISFIMVPVSLNPEVYAPYVNMGISLICKDINSMEEMDIALKNELFSYYMGYYIESPKKLNINRIEKPSSMITELFIKLRTPEDIKEAIDIIKRSPELTFSILKFINSAFFAIPSKVSSVEAAVTLLGFNNLKKWVNLIFLSSSVPNPAKNIYVEKAVARAYFMEKVCKLIDSTKALTAYMVGILSFMDVLLGKSFQEIFEDIPVSPDVAEALIEGKNMFAELLDLVRAFEFQDKEKIDFYVSKYNLNKDRVERIYLEALYEYDRFIEAIR; encoded by the coding sequence ATGTTAGTTACTAAATTAAAAAGAGAGTCTATTGTAAATAGGGATTTTTCAACATTTGGCTATAAGTTTTCTTTAGAAAGTGAAGATGAGTTTGTTCAAAACGATGCTGCTGTTATTCTTAGTTCTCTTATAGAGTTTGATTTTAGAAAGTTAACCCACGGATTTAGCACTTTCATAGATGTAGGGATAGATGTTGATTTTATATACAACGATTTCCTTCCACGCGTTGAGAAAGACATGAAGCTTGTTTGCATTCTTGACTATAAAAAACTCTCTTTTTCTTATACGTTAAGCTATATAGAAGATGTCTTTGAAAAATTAAGCGTAGAGAATATAAGCATATGTGTTTTCAATTTTAACCCTGGGGAATCAGAAATATCTGATAATATTTTGAAAAGAATATCTTTCATAATGGTGCCAGTATCGTTAAATCCAGAGGTTTATGCTCCTTATGTAAACATGGGTATTAGCCTCATATGTAAAGATATCAACTCTATGGAGGAAATGGACATAGCTTTAAAGAATGAACTGTTTTCCTACTATATGGGTTATTATATAGAATCTCCTAAAAAATTAAATATAAACAGGATTGAAAAACCATCTTCTATGATAACGGAGCTCTTTATAAAGTTAAGAACACCAGAAGATATAAAGGAGGCTATAGATATAATAAAAAGATCACCAGAGCTTACTTTTAGCATATTGAAATTTATAAACTCCGCTTTTTTTGCAATACCTTCAAAGGTCTCATCTGTGGAGGCAGCCGTGACCCTTCTTGGATTTAACAATTTAAAGAAATGGGTAAACTTGATATTTTTATCTTCTTCAGTGCCAAATCCAGCTAAAAATATATACGTGGAAAAAGCCGTAGCTAGGGCCTATTTTATGGAGAAAGTTTGTAAACTTATAGATAGCACAAAAGCACTCACAGCTTACATGGTGGGTATCTTATCTTTCATGGATGTGCTTTTGGGAAAAAGCTTTCAAGAGATATTTGAAGATATACCGGTTTCTCCGGATGTGGCAGAAGCCCTTATAGAAGGGAAGAATATGTTTGCAGAGCTTCTTGATTTGGTAAGAGCTTTTGAGTTTCAAGACAAAGAGAAGATAGATTTTTATGTGTCAAAATACAATCTAAATAAAGATAGGGTTGAAAGAATTTACTTAGAAGCCCTTTACGAGTACGATAGATTTATAGAAGCTATACGCTAA
- the ilvN gene encoding acetolactate synthase small subunit, with protein sequence MEAINGRPKREIKKGETRKHIISILVNNEFGVLARIATLIAGKGYNIESLSVGDTSEANLSRITIEVKGDDIVIDQMIKQLRRLIDTVKVRDLTDVPRVERELMLIKLHAPSHKERDEILRIAQIFRGKVVDISQNSIMIELTGDSEKIKAFLNLVRPFGIKEMATTGKITLKRESVLEEMQD encoded by the coding sequence ATGGAGGCAATAAACGGAAGACCTAAAAGAGAGATCAAAAAGGGCGAGACCAGAAAGCACATCATAAGCATATTAGTAAACAACGAATTTGGGGTTTTGGCCCGCATAGCAACTTTGATTGCTGGTAAAGGCTACAACATAGAAAGTCTCAGCGTAGGCGATACCTCAGAAGCAAACCTATCACGTATAACGATAGAGGTAAAAGGTGATGATATAGTTATAGACCAGATGATAAAACAGTTAAGAAGGTTGATAGATACGGTAAAGGTAAGGGATTTGACAGATGTACCGAGGGTTGAGAGGGAGCTTATGCTTATAAAGTTGCATGCTCCTTCTCATAAAGAAAGAGATGAGATACTTAGAATAGCCCAGATTTTTAGAGGTAAGGTGGTGGATATTTCTCAAAACAGTATAATGATAGAGCTAACAGGAGATAGTGAAAAGATAAAAGCTTTTTTAAACTTAGTAAGACCTTTTGGCATAAAGGAGATGGCCACCACTGGAAAGATCACGTTAAAAAGGGAGTCCGTTTTAGAAGAAATGCAAGACTAA
- the ilvB gene encoding biosynthetic-type acetolactate synthase large subunit, with translation MAMRKGADVVIETLLKEGVDVIFGIPGGANMEIYDALYRINKIKHILARHEQGAGHMAEGYAKASGKVGVALATSGPGATNLITAIADAYMDSVPVVFLTGQVPTFLIGNDAFQEVDIVGMTRPVTKHNFLVKRVEDLPLIIRQAFYIARTGRPGPVLVDIPKDITQTMTDVEIPSDEEVINSLPGYKPHIEGNPQQIKRAAQLILEAKRPVLYVGGGAVAAEANAEITELAELMKIPVTTTNMGKGAFDERHPLSLRMLGMHGTYYANMAVYHSDLLIAVGSRFDDRVTGKVDEFAPFAKIIHIDIDPASISKNITVDVPIVGDIRSVLVRLIEEIKNKNSKIVHEDERKAWLEQIDAWKKAYPLSYKPSDKVIKPQFLIETIYDVTEGNAIIATGVGQHQMWSAMFYKYSFPRQFINSGGLGTMGFGLPAGIGAKIARPDKDVFIIDGDGSFLMTMQELITAAHYNIPIKVIILNNAYYGMVRQWQELFYNKRYSEVDLSFQPDFVKLAEACGAIGMRTDNPKELKDILLKAKNVNDKPVLVEVIVDREENCLPMVPAGKSYKDMLLSDGKNVEAETMYLVG, from the coding sequence ATGGCAATGCGTAAAGGAGCCGATGTTGTTATTGAGACGCTTTTAAAAGAAGGCGTTGATGTTATATTTGGTATACCTGGCGGTGCAAATATGGAAATATACGATGCTTTATATAGAATAAATAAAATAAAACACATATTGGCAAGACATGAGCAAGGTGCTGGACATATGGCAGAAGGATATGCCAAAGCATCTGGAAAAGTAGGTGTGGCTTTAGCTACATCAGGCCCCGGTGCTACAAACCTAATTACTGCTATAGCAGATGCTTATATGGATTCTGTGCCAGTGGTATTTTTAACGGGCCAAGTACCTACGTTTTTGATAGGAAACGATGCTTTTCAAGAGGTAGATATAGTAGGGATGACAAGGCCTGTGACAAAGCATAACTTTTTGGTGAAAAGAGTAGAAGATTTACCCCTTATCATAAGACAGGCTTTTTATATAGCAAGAACCGGAAGGCCTGGGCCTGTTTTGGTGGATATTCCAAAAGATATTACCCAAACCATGACAGACGTAGAGATACCCTCTGATGAAGAAGTTATAAACTCTTTACCGGGTTATAAGCCTCACATAGAAGGAAATCCTCAGCAAATAAAAAGAGCAGCTCAGCTCATATTAGAAGCCAAAAGACCTGTGCTTTACGTAGGTGGTGGTGCGGTAGCAGCAGAAGCGAATGCAGAAATTACAGAACTTGCGGAGCTTATGAAAATCCCAGTGACCACTACAAATATGGGTAAAGGAGCTTTTGATGAAAGGCATCCACTTTCTTTAAGGATGCTAGGTATGCACGGTACATACTATGCTAACATGGCAGTTTACCACTCAGACCTTCTTATTGCTGTAGGCTCTCGCTTCGATGATAGGGTCACTGGTAAAGTGGATGAGTTTGCTCCTTTTGCCAAGATAATACACATAGATATAGACCCAGCCTCTATATCGAAGAACATTACTGTGGATGTACCTATAGTAGGTGATATAAGAAGCGTATTGGTAAGACTTATAGAGGAGATCAAAAACAAAAATTCTAAGATAGTGCACGAAGATGAAAGAAAAGCATGGCTTGAACAAATAGATGCTTGGAAAAAAGCTTACCCATTGTCTTACAAGCCTTCTGATAAGGTTATAAAACCTCAGTTTCTCATAGAAACTATATACGATGTGACCGAGGGAAACGCTATAATTGCTACAGGGGTAGGACAGCATCAAATGTGGAGCGCTATGTTTTATAAGTATTCTTTCCCAAGGCAGTTTATAAACTCTGGTGGACTTGGTACAATGGGCTTTGGTTTGCCAGCGGGTATAGGTGCAAAAATTGCAAGGCCAGATAAAGATGTTTTTATAATAGATGGAGATGGTTCATTTTTGATGACGATGCAAGAACTTATAACTGCAGCTCACTACAACATACCTATAAAGGTAATAATATTGAATAACGCTTATTACGGTATGGTTCGCCAATGGCAAGAACTTTTTTACAACAAAAGATACTCTGAAGTTGATTTGTCTTTCCAGCCAGATTTTGTAAAACTCGCAGAAGCCTGCGGTGCTATAGGCATGAGAACTGACAACCCGAAAGAGCTAAAAGATATACTCTTAAAAGCCAAAAACGTAAACGATAAACCTGTGTTGGTGGAAGTGATAGTAGACAGAGAAGAAAACTGCTTACCTATGGTACCTGCTGGAAAAAGCTATAAGGATATGCTACTTTCCGATGGCAAGAATGTAGAAGCTGAAACAATGTATTTAGTAGGATAG
- the cimA gene encoding citramalate synthase codes for MEKVYIYDTTLRDGSQSEGVNFSLEDKLLITKHLDDFGIDYIEAGWPGSNPKDTFYFEKIKHVSLKHAKIVAFGSTRKKALTASSDPQVLSLLKAQTPAITIFGKSWDYHVLDAINTTLEENLNMIYDTISFLKKEGREVIFDAEHFFDGFKSNKDYALKTIEVAFDAGADWVVLCDTNGGTLPFEMIEIFKEVFDRFKNANIGIHAHNDAECAVANSLIAIKMGCRQVHGTINGIGERTGNANLCSIIPALSLKMGFQTVPEESLRNLTELARFVSEVSNVPLPKNMPYVGASAFAHKAGVHASAVSKKTDMYEHIRPELVGNVRKITISDMAGRSNILYKLKEFGLSVDENSPDVIKLVEHIKNLEKEGYVFEAADASLELLLKKHFGIAKDYFELDFYKVEVFSKNHEELSEATVRIKIGDTYQHTAALGNGPVNALDNALRKALIDIYPNLESLELIDYKVRIVNETEGTSAKVRVLIESTDGIRTWGTVGVSYNVIDASWKALVDSVSFKLLKDEEENL; via the coding sequence ATGGAGAAAGTTTACATTTACGATACGACGCTAAGAGATGGCTCACAGTCGGAAGGGGTGAACTTTAGCTTAGAAGATAAACTACTTATTACAAAACATTTAGATGATTTTGGTATAGATTATATAGAAGCTGGCTGGCCTGGTTCAAATCCAAAAGATACATTTTACTTTGAAAAGATTAAACATGTATCTTTAAAACATGCCAAGATAGTGGCTTTTGGTTCTACAAGAAAAAAAGCTCTAACAGCCTCTTCAGATCCTCAAGTGTTATCGCTTTTAAAAGCTCAAACACCAGCTATTACCATATTTGGTAAATCTTGGGATTATCATGTACTAGATGCTATAAACACCACCTTAGAAGAAAATCTAAATATGATATACGATACCATATCTTTTTTAAAAAAAGAAGGAAGAGAAGTTATATTTGATGCGGAGCATTTTTTTGATGGTTTTAAATCAAATAAGGATTATGCTTTAAAAACGATAGAGGTAGCTTTTGATGCAGGGGCTGATTGGGTGGTGCTTTGCGATACCAACGGCGGTACGCTTCCTTTTGAAATGATAGAAATATTTAAAGAGGTGTTTGATAGGTTTAAAAATGCAAACATAGGCATACATGCTCACAACGATGCAGAGTGTGCGGTGGCTAACTCTCTTATAGCTATAAAGATGGGCTGTAGACAAGTGCATGGGACTATAAACGGCATAGGTGAAAGAACAGGCAATGCAAACCTTTGCTCTATAATACCAGCGCTTTCTTTAAAGATGGGATTTCAAACTGTACCAGAGGAATCTTTGAGAAATCTCACAGAGCTTGCAAGGTTTGTTTCAGAGGTATCAAATGTGCCTCTTCCAAAAAATATGCCTTATGTGGGAGCGAGCGCTTTTGCCCATAAAGCTGGTGTGCATGCTTCAGCGGTGAGCAAAAAAACTGATATGTATGAACATATAAGGCCAGAGCTTGTGGGAAACGTAAGGAAAATAACCATCTCCGATATGGCTGGTAGAAGTAACATACTTTATAAACTAAAAGAGTTTGGTCTCAGTGTAGATGAAAACTCTCCAGATGTTATAAAGCTTGTGGAGCATATTAAAAACCTTGAAAAAGAAGGATATGTGTTTGAAGCGGCCGATGCATCTTTAGAACTTCTTCTTAAAAAGCATTTTGGTATTGCAAAAGATTATTTTGAGTTAGATTTTTATAAAGTGGAAGTTTTTAGTAAAAATCACGAGGAGCTCTCAGAAGCTACAGTTAGGATAAAAATAGGAGATACTTACCAACATACCGCAGCTTTAGGAAATGGCCCTGTAAACGCATTGGACAACGCCCTTAGAAAAGCTTTGATAGATATCTATCCGAACCTTGAGTCTTTAGAGCTTATAGATTATAAGGTTAGAATAGTAAATGAAACCGAAGGGACCTCTGCAAAAGTTAGGGTGCTTATAGAGTCCACTGATGGAATCAGAACTTGGGGTACTGTGGGTGTCTCTTACAACGTTATAGATGCCTCTTGGAAGGCCCTAGTGGACAGTGTTAGTTTTAAGCTTTTAAAAGATGAAGAAGAAAATTTATAG
- a CDS encoding aminopeptidase P family protein: MKDILEKFYGLLKEKHINSFLVTYKPNVLYLSKFKSSNAYVLCLEGEFFFFTDSRYIEGAKEKIKHMEVINIEGNFLEFISKFLKTKNIDSIHIDKTVSYSFYEELSKYINLSFEKDPTFFLRKVKSKEEINIMKEGVAKSDAVYKRLLDFVKPGMNEKDVKDFVVCEFLKEKAQKESFDTIVATGKNSAVPHHETSFDVIEKDKPLLVDMGLIWGHYATDFTRTFHVGKPSDEFLKVYNIVKDAHLFAIEKAKSGNILKDVDLAARDYIASKGYGDYFTHSTGHGVGLEIHEEPRVYKTSEDIIEDGYVFTIEPGIYLPNHFGVRLENIVYIEKGYPNVMSSISLDLVVL; encoded by the coding sequence ATGAAAGATATTTTGGAAAAGTTTTATGGGCTTTTAAAAGAAAAACATATAAATAGCTTTTTAGTAACCTACAAACCAAACGTTTTATATCTATCTAAGTTTAAATCCTCAAACGCTTATGTGCTTTGTTTGGAAGGCGAATTTTTCTTTTTTACAGACTCAAGGTATATAGAAGGGGCAAAAGAAAAGATAAAACATATGGAAGTGATAAATATAGAGGGAAATTTTTTAGAGTTTATCTCAAAGTTTTTAAAAACCAAAAACATAGATTCTATACACATAGATAAAACAGTTTCTTACTCTTTTTACGAAGAGCTTTCAAAATATATAAACTTATCTTTTGAAAAAGACCCTACTTTTTTCCTTAGAAAAGTAAAATCAAAAGAAGAAATAAACATAATGAAAGAAGGTGTAGCAAAATCAGATGCTGTTTATAAAAGGCTTCTTGATTTTGTAAAACCTGGTATGAATGAAAAAGATGTAAAAGATTTTGTTGTATGTGAGTTTTTAAAAGAAAAAGCCCAAAAAGAGAGTTTTGATACAATAGTGGCTACTGGCAAAAATTCAGCTGTGCCTCATCATGAGACTTCTTTTGATGTTATAGAAAAGGATAAACCTCTTCTAGTGGATATGGGGCTTATATGGGGCCATTATGCCACTGATTTTACAAGGACCTTTCACGTAGGAAAGCCCTCAGATGAGTTTTTAAAAGTTTATAACATCGTAAAAGATGCTCACCTTTTTGCCATAGAAAAAGCTAAATCTGGTAATATTCTAAAAGATGTGGATTTAGCAGCAAGGGATTATATAGCATCAAAAGGATATGGAGATTATTTCACACATTCTACTGGACATGGAGTTGGCCTTGAAATACATGAAGAGCCAAGAGTTTATAAGACATCTGAGGATATCATAGAAGATGGATATGTATTTACTATAGAACCAGGCATATACTTGCCAAACCACTTTGGTGTAAGGCTTGAAAATATAGTTTATATAGAAAAAGGATATCCAAATGTTATGTCTTCCATAAGCCTTGATTTGGTGGTTTTATGA
- a CDS encoding RNA polymerase sigma 54 subunit RpoN/SigL, with protein MCPEGINLNQKLEIKIGLNLFFVLSQNVELLQDTATDLEQELKVEEKLNPFLKLKVLKPPKKFFINKEDYTQNIAYSYSYKEHLIKAINEELEDIEKEIAKEIVYSLDSSGFISLETLEDIKNHFGVDWDVVDDARAFVMEIEPIGHGSLNPFEYMELQIRTYYKDKKEYIKYLKDLEERKKIPKEAMEFFSSLKKTPIQIDKTNLLPSKVDIVIEIDQGEILYDIFDNYVDISQENIEESLEDKELERYLKQRARRFVEAINLRRKFLKELTKIVVERQQDFFLKDKPLKSLMLKDVANEFGISISTVSRLVNSKYVKTPKGVFKLRSFFVRESVSSKSQEEILNMIKKLIQNEETVYTDKDIEEILRNYGINISRRTVAKYRAKLGIGSSRKR; from the coding sequence ATGTGTCCAGAAGGTATAAACCTAAATCAAAAGCTTGAAATTAAAATAGGTTTAAACCTATTTTTTGTACTAAGTCAAAATGTTGAGCTTCTACAAGATACTGCAACAGATTTAGAGCAAGAGCTTAAAGTAGAAGAGAAGCTAAATCCTTTTTTAAAACTAAAAGTACTAAAACCGCCGAAAAAGTTTTTTATAAACAAAGAAGACTACACCCAAAATATAGCTTACTCTTACTCTTACAAGGAGCATCTTATAAAGGCTATAAATGAAGAGCTAGAGGATATAGAAAAAGAGATAGCCAAAGAAATAGTATATTCTCTAGATAGCAGTGGTTTTATATCTCTTGAGACGTTAGAGGATATAAAAAATCATTTTGGCGTAGATTGGGATGTCGTAGATGATGCCAGAGCTTTTGTGATGGAGATAGAGCCCATAGGGCACGGTTCTTTAAATCCTTTTGAGTACATGGAACTTCAGATAAGGACTTATTACAAAGACAAGAAAGAGTATATAAAATATTTAAAAGATTTAGAAGAAAGAAAAAAAATACCTAAAGAGGCTATGGAGTTTTTCTCAAGTCTCAAAAAAACACCCATTCAGATAGATAAAACAAACCTTTTACCCTCTAAAGTGGATATCGTAATAGAGATAGATCAAGGGGAGATTTTATACGATATATTTGATAACTATGTAGATATTTCTCAAGAAAATATAGAAGAGAGCTTAGAGGACAAAGAGCTTGAAAGATATTTAAAACAAAGGGCTAGAAGGTTTGTAGAAGCCATAAACTTAAGAAGGAAGTTTCTAAAAGAGCTTACAAAGATTGTTGTAGAAAGACAACAAGACTTCTTTTTAAAAGATAAGCCTCTTAAAAGCTTGATGCTAAAAGATGTGGCAAATGAGTTTGGTATTTCTATATCCACTGTTTCAAGGCTTGTAAATTCAAAGTATGTAAAAACGCCAAAAGGGGTATTTAAGCTAAGATCTTTTTTTGTGAGAGAGAGCGTATCCTCAAAAAGTCAAGAGGAGATATTAAACATGATAAAAAAACTCATTCAAAACGAAGAAACTGTATATACCGATAAAGATATAGAAGAGATCTTAAGAAATTACGGTATAAATATATCAAGGCGCACTGTGGCAAAGTATAGGGCAAAACTTGGTATTGGAAGTTCGAGGAAAAGATGA